A region of Salinibacter sp. 10B DNA encodes the following proteins:
- a CDS encoding cation transporter, with translation MQLFPWSTLSLSLISLVFVGAALIIGIAGTAMTSTADRLADLTGLGEAIFGAVLLGSATSIAGITTSVTAAVDGRAALAISNAIGGIAAQTVFLAIADIAYRPANLEHAAASVENLLQGALLSTILSIPLLGMAGPRLALFGVHPFSPLLIGAYLFGLHLVSEARSQPYWMPRQTAKTEEDVPETHSGPNRSLVFLWSRFLLLTLVVGTAGYVIAKTGGQIAVRTGLSGTVVGGLLTAISTSLPELVTAIAAVRRGALTLAVGGIIGGNSFDVLFVAFSDVGYRSGSIYHAITDQQVFIIALTLLLTGILLMGLLRREKWGVWGIGFESFLVLVLYFGAFTLLLAGG, from the coding sequence ATGCAGCTCTTTCCCTGGAGCACGCTGTCGCTCTCCCTCATCTCGCTCGTGTTCGTCGGTGCCGCCCTCATAATTGGGATTGCCGGAACGGCCATGACGAGCACAGCGGACCGGCTGGCAGATCTGACTGGACTCGGCGAAGCCATCTTCGGCGCCGTCCTGCTCGGCAGTGCGACTTCAATCGCCGGCATTACCACGTCGGTCACTGCTGCTGTAGATGGACGTGCCGCCCTCGCCATCAGCAACGCGATTGGGGGCATCGCGGCCCAAACGGTCTTTTTGGCAATTGCGGACATTGCCTATCGTCCCGCCAACCTGGAGCACGCGGCCGCCTCCGTGGAAAATCTTCTGCAGGGGGCCTTGCTCTCCACAATTCTGTCGATTCCCCTGCTGGGCATGGCCGGGCCCCGCCTGGCGCTCTTCGGGGTCCATCCCTTTTCTCCCCTCCTGATCGGGGCGTATCTTTTTGGCCTCCATCTCGTGTCAGAGGCACGATCCCAGCCGTACTGGATGCCTCGCCAAACCGCCAAGACGGAGGAGGATGTCCCCGAGACGCACTCGGGACCGAACCGATCACTCGTGTTTTTGTGGAGCCGATTTCTGCTCCTGACCCTCGTCGTAGGCACTGCCGGATACGTCATCGCGAAGACGGGAGGCCAAATCGCCGTACGAACAGGCCTGAGTGGCACGGTCGTCGGCGGCCTCCTGACGGCCATCTCCACCTCGCTGCCGGAGCTCGTGACGGCCATCGCGGCAGTTCGGCGGGGCGCACTCACCCTCGCGGTCGGGGGCATCATCGGCGGAAATAGCTTCGACGTTCTCTTCGTGGCCTTTTCGGATGTAGGCTACCGGTCCGGCTCCATCTACCACGCCATTACCGACCAGCAGGTCTTCATCATCGCCCTCACGCTTCTGCTGACCGGCATCTTGCTGATGGGCCTCCTCCGCCGAGAGAAATGGGGCGTCTGGGGAATCGGCTTCGAAAGTTTCCTGGTCCTGGTGCTGTACTTCGGAGCCTT